The Pochonia chlamydosporia 170 chromosome Unknown PCv3seq00017, whole genome shotgun sequence genome includes a window with the following:
- a CDS encoding tricarboxylate transport protein (similar to Verticillium alfalfae VaMs.102 XP_003000109.1), producing the protein MASLPQDPANPEKKKNPSALRSIIAGSTAGAIEIAITYPAEFAKTRSQLNRRLAEGQKLPWPPFGKQWYAGCTTLIIGNSAKAGIRFVAFDQYKRMLADEDGKLSGPRTVLAGFGAGVTESLLAVTPTESIKTTLIDDRKSANPRMRGFLHAVPIIARERGIRGFFQGFVPTTARQAANSATRFGSYTFLKQMAESYTAPGEKLGAVGTFAMGGLAGLITVFVTQPLDTIKTRMQSIEARQQYGNTFRCASMIFKQEGVLTFWSGALPRLARLVLSGGIVFTMYEKTMDLFNRLDPEMKYI; encoded by the exons ATGGCGTCCCTACCCCAGGATCCTGCGAACcccgagaagaagaagaaccCCAGTGCTCTGCGGTCAATTATTGCGGGTTCAACTGCTGGAGCGATTGAGATTG CGATTACCTATCCTGCGGAAT TCGCCAAGACAAGGTCGCAGCTGAATAGGCGGTTGGCAGAAGGGCAGAAACTACCTTGGCCACCCTTTGGCAAGCAATGGTACGCAGGATGTACGACGCTCATTATTGGCAActctgccaaagctggaATTC GATTCGTTGCATTCGACCAGTACAAGAGGATGCTCGCcgacgaggatggcaagCTTAGTGGCCCCCGAACGGTTCTCGCTGGTTTTGGAGCCGGTGTCACGGAGTCATTACTTGCTGTGACACCGACAGAAAGCATCAAAACGACACT TATCGATGACAGAAAGTCCGCCAACCCACGTATGCGAGGCTTCCTCCACGCCGTCCCCATCATCGCTCGCGAACGTGGTATCCGCGGCTTCTTCCAGGGCTTCGTGCCCACGACGGCTCGCCAGGCTGCCAACAGCGCCACCCGCTTCGGCTCCTACACTTTCCTCAAGCAAATGGCCGAATCGTACACTGCCCCTGGAGAGAAGCTTGGTGCTGTCGGCACGTTTGCCATGGGTGGTCTCGCTGGCCTGATCACCGTCTTTGTCACACAGCCGCTCGATACCATCAAAACGCGTATGCAGAGTATCGAGGCTCGTCAGCAGTACGGAAATACTTTCCGCTGCGCCTCCATGATATTCAAGCAGGAGGGTGTTTTAACCTTTTGGAGCGGCGCGTTGCCTAGGTTGGCCAGATTGGTGCTGAGTGGTGGTATTGTGTTTACCATGTATGAAAAGACCATGGATTTGTTCAACAGGCTGGACCCGGAAATGAAGTACATCTAG
- a CDS encoding metal homeostatis protein bsd2 (similar to Metarhizium acridum CQMa 102 XP_007816020.1), with the protein MPGPGRYERVNDHDHDEDDFQSSQEPKSLQPIPSSPPPSFHSRASSLTRRSRVDPDLEDAFDDDDASDDEVDDTQRLVTQNTTPSTTHLPPVDHASSYPRTTPAQPNPSSGSRPRVVGGGVGTDGVFANMSARPERTDSEKDEQPPSYEQAAADAAPPYWETTILAPGLGGLDEVYVDGMPVGSVFSFIWNGMISTSFQLVGFLLTYLLHSTHAAKNGSRAGLGITLIQYGFYMKDSGSGEAPAMSGPDGYAAPPDPNSHDFNAGDVTDGGSTTITGGEWMAYVLMVVGWFILIKSVAEFLKARRHEQLVLQSPDRGLAVPVISEGESPERVV; encoded by the exons ATGCCTGGGCCAGGGAGATACGAACGG GTCAATGACCACGATCACGATGAGGACGACTTCCAATCGTCGCAAGAGCCCAAATCATTGCAGCCAATCCCCAGCTCTCCGCCACCGTCTTTTCACTCACGAGCCTCTTCTTTGACCCGACGAAGTCGCGTCGACCCGGACCTCGAAGACGCAtttgatgacgacgatgcaagtgatgatgaagtcgacGATACACAACGACTAGTGACTCAAAATACCACGCCTTCGACCACCCACCTACCCCCTGTTGATCATGCCTCGTCCTATCCTCGGACGACGCCAGCGCAGCCAAATCCCTCGTCGGGCTCACGACCACGAGTTGTTGGAGGCGGTGTAGGCACTGATGGCGTGTTTGCCAACATGTCGGCACGTCCAGAGCGGACAGACTCGGAGAAGGATGAACAGCCTCCG TCATATGAACAAGccgctgctgatgctgcGCCGCCGTACTGGGAAACAACTATACTTGCCCCAGGACTAGGTGGCTTGGACGAGGTGTATGTTGATGGAATGCCTGTCGGCTCGGTATTTTCTTTTATTTGGAACGGCATGATCTCGACCTCGTTCCAACTCGTTGGATTCCTGCTCACATATCTCCTGCACTCGACACACGCCGCCAAAAACGGGTCACGCGCAGGTCTCGGCATTACGTTGATACAATATGGTTTCTACATGAAGGACTCTGGAAGCGGCGAGGCCCCGGCTATGAGTGGCCCCGACGGATACGCCGCACCCCCGGATCCCAATTCGCACGACTTCAACGCTGGTGACGTCACGGACGGTGGCTCAACAACAATTACCGGCGGCGAATGGATGGCCTACgtgctgatggtggtgggttggttcattctcatcaagaGCGTGGCCGAATTCCTGAAAGCCCGGCGACACGAACAGCTCGTGCTGCAGAGTCCCGACCGAGGACTGGCTGTGCCTGTTATTTCCGAAGGCGAAAGCCCGGAACGAGTGGTGTAG
- a CDS encoding protein-L-isoaspartate O-methyltransferase (similar to Metarhizium robertsii ARSEF 23 XP_007822847.2) — MAWRCSGGSNEQLVENMWRSGLITDPRAKEAFLKVDRAHYAPHSPYEDSPQYIGHEATISAPHMHAMAIENVMPYLKPSATSPAPRVLDIGSGSGYLTHLLAELVGEKGLVIGLEHIPALRQIGEDNMRKSTEGMKLLDTGKVQFRLGDGRLGLKEPARAGEEDHGTDWDVIHVGASAKELHKTLLDQLKAPGCMFIPVDDDESGVMQSVWRISKDQGGKVTKKNICGVRYVKLTDPPI; from the exons ATGGCGTGGCGATGTTCTGGAGGCTCAAATGAGCAGCTGGTTGAGAATATGTGGCGGTCCGGTCTTATTACCGATCCGCGCGCAAAGGAAGCTTTTCTCAAG GTCGACAGAGCTCACTATGCTCCTCACTCTCCATACGAAGACTCTCCACAGTACATTGGCCATGAGGCTACCATCTCTGCACCGCACATGCACGCCATGGCGATTGAGAATGTAATGCCTTACCTGAAACCGTCTGCAACGTCTCCTGCGCCTCGTGTCCTTGATATTGGCTCCGGGTCTGGGTACTTGACACACCTTCTCGCTGAACTAGTTGGTGAAAAGGGTCTTGTGATAGGACTGGAGCATATCCCCGCTCTACGCCAAATTGGTGAGGATAACATGCGGAAAAGCACAGAGGGGATGAAGTTATTAGATACTGGAAAGGTGCAGTTCAGACTTGGCGATGGCAGGTTAGGCCTGAAGGAGCCTGCAAgggctggggaggaggaccaCGGCACAGATTGGGATGTTATACACGTTGGTGCGTCTGCAAAGGAGTTGCATAAGACGTTGCTGGATCAGTTGAAGGCGCCGGGGTG CATGTTTATCCCagtggacgacgacgagagcGGAGTCATGCAGTCTGTTTGGCGGATCTCAAAGGACCAGGGCGGCAAGGtcaccaagaagaatatTTGTGGTGTTCGCTACGTCAAACTGACCGATCCACCAATCTAA
- a CDS encoding carbohydrate-binding WSC (similar to Metarhizium robertsii ARSEF 23 XP_007822848.1) has product MSRAALAVVLIATGAAAQANFASDGFQYVGCVQASTGVFPVKMNLGDSFTVAQCQEACGKSGAYAAAAGNGCHCDNPISHVGLDFDVMDDSKCSQACKPGDAKAGQCGGPISTDGQQLYNLYQRISTDPIPANVTLPPIANKAVDLPTSTFLKTITTCPPGVTDCPLHSTSEDPQKPCTKEHPPPPPPPPPPVKTKFALPCPESKAAPPPPSSTTPCDCEETKKPAPPPNPCPGPDCMETTKTEMPPPTSKAAPATTSEPVIVSEGSSRPISAVMVVLSVGALVLAMGMS; this is encoded by the coding sequence ATGTCTcgagcagccttggcagTTGTTCTCATAGCCACTGGCGCTGCAGCCCAGGCCAACTTTGCGTCTGATGGCTTCCAGTACGTTGGCTGTGTCCAAGCAAGCACTGGTGTATTCCCAGTCAAGATGAATCTAGGCGATTCCTTCACCGTCGCCCAATGTCAAGAAGCTTGCGGCAAAAGCGGCGCCTATGCCGCAGCAGCTGGAAACGGATGCCATTGTGACAATCCTATTTCTCACGTTGGCCTCgattttgatgtcatggaCGACTCAAAATGCTCACAGGCCTGTAAGCCCGGCGATGCCAAGGCAGGACAGTGTGGTGGTCCGATTTCGACGGATGGACAACAGCTGTATAATCTTTACCAACGAATTTCCACCGACCCAATTCCCGCAAATGTCACGTTGCCGCCAATTGCCAACAAAGCCGTGGATTTACCAACTTCGACGTTTCTAAAGACCATCACGACATGCCCTCCTGGAGTGACAGATTGTCCTCTTCACAGCACGTCTGAGGACCCCCAAAAACCCTGCACCAAGGAgcacccaccaccaccgccgcctcctcctcctcctgtcaAGACAAAGTTTGCATTGCCTTGCCCAGAGAGTAAAGCAGctccccctcctccctcTTCAACGACACCATGCGACTGCGAAGAGACAAAGAAGCCGGCTCCCCCACCAAACCCTTGCCCGGGACCTGACTGCATGGAAACCACCAAGACCGAGATGCCCCCTCCTACCTCAAAAGCTGCTCCAGCTACTACCAGTGAGCCGGTCATTGTTAGCGAAGGCTCTTCTCGACCAATTAGCGCCGTCATGGTGGTTCTAAGTGTTGGAGCTCTTGTTCTGGCTATGGGCATGTCTTGA
- a CDS encoding heterokaryon incompatibility (similar to Metarhizium robertsii ARSEF 23 XP_011410832.1) yields MGLSSVSPTTWNTLGLGVATSWFVLSSLATFTPHRTAELFGITTLSNSQTADHESILGFSGMVGSRDLTIGLAMYFLAKKGRNDELGTLILSTLCICAADIGLVWRRQSYGELSVLAAGTAVYATIGLGLRGLFN; encoded by the exons ATGGGTCTCTCTTCCgtttctccaacaacatggaACACCCTCGGACTTGGTGTGGCCACAAGTTGGTTCGTTCTCAGCTCGCTCGCCACCTTCACGCCTCATCGTACTGCCGAGCTCTTTGGCATCACCACGCTGAGCAACTCTCAGACTGCAGACCATGAGAGCATCCTCGGGTTCTCAGGAATGGTTGGGTCGCGAGACCTGACTATCGGCCTTGCCATGTATTTCCTTGCCAAGAAGGGGCGGAACGATGAGTTGGGCACATTGATTCTTAGTACGTTATGTATTTGCGCCGCTGATATTGGGCTTGTTTGGAGGAGGCAATCTTATGGAGA ACTGTCCGTTTTGGCTGCCGGGACTGCAGTTTATGCCACTATTGGCCTTGGACTAAGAGGATTGTTCAATTGA